The proteins below are encoded in one region of Brassica napus cultivar Da-Ae chromosome A6, Da-Ae, whole genome shotgun sequence:
- the LOC106346787 gene encoding syntaxin-51 — translation MASSSDSWMREYNEALKLAEDINGMISERNKSSLTGPDAQRRASAIRRKITIFGTRLESLQSLLAKIHGKPISEKEMNRRKDMIGNLRSQANQMASALNMSNFANRDSLLGSEIKADDSMSRVASMDNQGIVGFQRQVMREQDEGLEKLEETVMSTKHIALAVNEELGLQTRLIDDLDYHVDVTDSRLRRVQKNLAVMNKNMRSGCSCMSMLLSMLGIVGLAVVIWLLVKYL, via the exons ATGGCGTCTTCGTCGGATTCATGGATGAGAGAATACAACGAGGCCTTAAAACTAGCTGAAGATATAAACGGAATGATCTCAGAAAGGAACAAGTCTTCCTTAACAGGGCCTGACGCTCAGCGTCGTGCTTCAGCTATACGAAGAAAGATCACAATTTTCGGAACACGTTTAGAGAGTCTCCAGTCTCTTCTTGCCAAAATCCATGGAAAGCCCAT TTCAGAGAAGGAGATGAACAGACGCAAGGATATGATTGGGAATTTGAGATCGCAGGCGAATCAGATGGCGAGTGCTTTGAACATGTCGAATTTTGCTAATAGAGACAGCTTGCTTGGGTCGGAGATAAAGGCGGATGATAGCATGAGTAGAGTTGCTAGCATGGATAACCAAGGGATTGTTGGGTTTCAGCGACAAGTTATGAGAG AACAAGATGAAGGGCTTGAGAAGTTGGAGGAAACAGTGATGAGTACAAAACACATTGCTCTAGCTGTTAATGAGGAGCTTGGCTTGCAGACAAGGCTTATC GATGACTTAGACTACCATGTGGATGTTACTGACTCTCGCTTACGG AGAGTGCAAAAGAATCTTGCTGTCATGAACAAGAATATGAGAAGTGGCTGTTCTTGCATGTCGATGCTCTTGTCAATGCTCGGGATCGTTGGTCTCGCTGTTGTAATATGGCTGCTCGTTAAGTATTTGTAA
- the LOC106351366 gene encoding F-box/kelch-repeat protein At1g16250-like yields MGTIEQSIIPGLPDDLALRCISKLSHGYHGKLECVSKDWRDLVRCEAYSCYKARNGWSESWLFAHSNNQLVAYDPDADRWHPLPRNEAIQDGWDHSGFACVCVSSCLLVIGGCYVSSFPREEPFVVTNVVMRFDPFKKEWKMVAGMRTPRTRFACAAVSGKVYVAGGFNLTQSS; encoded by the exons AT GGGGACCATAGAACAGTCTATCATCCCAGGTTTGCCTGATGATTTGGCTTTGAGATGCATATCGAAGCTTTCTCACGGCTATCATGGAAAGCTCGAATGTGTCTCTAAAGATTGGAGAGATCTAGTTCGATGTGAGGCTTACTCTTGCTATAAAGCTAGAAATGGATGGTCAGAGAGCTGGTTGTTTGCTCATTCTAACAACCAATTGGTTGCTTATGACCCTGATGCTGACCGGTGGCATCCACTGCCTAGGAATGAAGCTATTCAGGATGGTTGGGATCATTCTGGTTTTGCGTGTGTTTGTGTTTCGAGTTGTCTTCTTGTGATCGGGGGTTGCTATGTGTCATCGTTTCCTCGTGAGGAGCCTTTTGTTGTCACTAATGTCGTCATGCGGTTTGATCCGTTTAAGAAAGAGTGGAAAATGGTTGCTGGAATGAGAACACCGAGGACTCGCTTTGCTTGTGCTGCTGTCTCTGGCAAGGTTTATGTTGCTGGAGGTTTCAATTTAACGCAATCCAGTTGA
- the BNAA06G10880D gene encoding uncharacterized protein BNAA06G10880D, with translation MTSAVDNKKRLRISSPGSDSESEKKDNACYVCDGKDDWVLVCHGEQCLISIHQSCTCDEPDFDEFGNFFCPYCWYKRLVLKSLKLRDKLLGIDKSGVSENVAEGNVSQGRKECDDESYEKFMEMEKDQRMKEVAAETQSQELGGGFSENNHISEEDEQREHHPISTDNVQELALVIHQPIVAQPFRSVPPPKNGTALHDPKQRKRKRVFWTQAEEQMLRVGVEKFPGIRNIPWRKILEFGRDVFHEDRVPSDLKDKWKMINKMSGKPSLS, from the coding sequence ATGACTAGTGCCGTTGATAATAAGAAGAGACTTCGAATTTCATCTCCTGGCTCCGATTCGGAAAGTGAAAAGAAGGATAATGCTTGTTACGTGTGTGATGGAAAAGACGATTGGGTTTTAGTATGTCATGGAGAGCAATGTCTTATATCCATTCATCAAAGCTGTACATGTGATGAACCTGACTTTGATGAGTTCGGTAATTTCTTTTGCCCTTACTGTTGGTACAAGCGTCTTGTGCTCAAGTCGTTGAAGCTAAGAGATAAGCTTTTAGGGATAGACAAGTCTGGTGTTAGTGAGAATGTAGCTGAGGGAAATGTTTCACAAGGTAGAAAGGAATGTGATGATGAATCGTACGAGAAATTTATGGAGATGGAGAAGGATCAGAGAATGAAAGAAGTTGCGGCTGAAACTCAGTCTCAGGAGCTAGGAGGAGGATTTAGTGAGAATAATCACATTTCTGAAGAGGATGAACAAAGAGAGCATCATCCTATCTCTACAGACAATGTTCAAGAGTTAGCTTTGGTCATCCACCAGCCAATCGTAGCACAGCCTTTTCGCTCAGTCCCTCCTCCGAAGAACGGAACTGCGCTTCATGATCCCAAGCAACGAAAACGTAAAAGAGTATTTTGGACGCAGGCAGAAGAACAGATGCTTAGGGTTGGTGTGGAGAAATTCCCTGGAATCAGGAATATTCCATGGCGCAAGATCTTGGAGTTTGGTCGGGATGTATTTCACGAAGACCGGGTTCCAAGTGACCTCAAGGACAAGTGGAAAATGATTAACAAAATGTCTGGTAAGCCTTCTCTCAGCTGA
- the LOC125575537 gene encoding F-box/kelch-repeat protein At1g16250-like has protein sequence MPGPEMNCSWFGLSYKGSFHVLRAGEQISTQAFSPLEMTWSTVVDIWPLPRKMNYAVQVMKDDRLYSIVTQVLGGSLIQTRDTDDEGEWYTLGSVPCGVVLPDDPREPQVLGHGFAALRDELYVIGGRFLKLEKSGAGGFERLSVVRVCDPLVRPLIWREAKPMYLPAGGPITGCASLEESSPP, from the coding sequence ATGCCTGGACCAGAAATGAACTGCTCTTGGTTTGGGTTATCGTACAAAGGGTCATTTCATGTGCTGAGAGCTGGAGAGCAAATTTCTACTCAAGCCTTCAGTCCATTAGAGATGACTTGGTCCACTGTGGTGGATATCTGGCCTCTCCCTAGGAAGATGAATTATGCTGTTCAGGTGATGAAAGATGATCGACTCTACTCTATAGTAACCCAAGTACTGGGAGGAAGTTTGATCCAGACTAGGGATACAGATGATGAAGGAGAATGGTATACTCTTGGCTCAGTTCCTTGTGGTGTCGTTCTTCCTGATGATCCGAGAGAGCCACAGGTGCTCGGACACGGGTTTGCAGCTCTAAGGGATGAGCTTTATGTTATAGGAGGCCGGTTCCTTAAACTGGAAAAATCAGGTGCAGGGGGATTTGAGAGATTGTCTGTCGTGAGGGTATGTGACCCTTTAGTTAGGCCTCTGATCTGGAGAGAGGCCAAACCTATGTACCTTCCAGCCGGTGGGCCTATCACTGGGTGTGCATCCTTGGAAGAATCATCTCCACCTTAA
- the LOC106346785 gene encoding uncharacterized protein LOC106346785, giving the protein MDRNRPQFPFQQQGMEPGYVNDSIPQAFIPEQTVLSQPPNLNASDVRPGLHYSIQTGEEFSLEFLRDRVISQRSANPNAAGDMVANGMMDYERGNFPLHEFGNKLGHIQSAPEALLCQDRSLGNFHGYASSSSASGSLTAKVKILCSFGGRILPRPGDSKLRYVGGETHIISIRKDVSWQELRQKVLEIYYRTHVVKYQLPGEDLDALVSVSCDEDLQNMMEEYNEMENRGGSQRLRMFLFSVGDLDGSLLGVNQSDVDSEFQYVVAVNDMDIGSRSNSTLNRHDSLSANSLAEMDVRNSEGINSVSPSQLTGVDLQQSSIQYSESAPPSSMLQYPPQSIPHSAAYQYPPNSTRQYAQVIPPSPSLQYPQSIPPGSTLQYPQSISSGSYGMYPQYYEERQQYPMYHQQGSSNYSISMPFQGQQPNHQQQNAAVQAGELNISPEMKVCENIEPENRQNTPPQGDNIEGKNHCVVREAPLSPTVHSQEPAHMLPPRRDPRQNNNNPVKPSAYREAVSPEQVPVSGEDDQLSTSSGTCGLAQTDSESNLIDLDYPEPLPPTRRVYGSERIPREQLEMLNRLSKSDDSQFLMSHSQAITGQQDPAKQGEGISHEDSHIVNETISEKVGVSGGDIDSEGPNSNIDTSTNHVIPENRASSSVLIDINDRFPQDFLSEIFAKALSEDMPPGANAYQHDGAGVSLNVENHDPKNWSYFRKLAEEEFSERDVPPGFPSDMEDSGVNTMLHHVAPLTRDGVTTENRGDPQLNVGQDHEGAQMKVTENEEFGAMVENLRTPDCEHEDDEKTETRNAQLPPLGSPLADYDASGLQIIMNDDLEELKELGSGTFGTVYHGKWRGSDVAIKRIKKSCFAGRSSEQERLTGEFWGEAEILSKLHHPNVVAFYGVVKDGPGGTLATVTEYMVDGSLRHVLVRKDRHLDRRKRLIIAMDAAFGMEYLHAKNIVHFDLKCDNLLVNLKDPSRPICKVGDFGLSKIKRNTLVSGGVRGTLPWMAPELLNGSSSKVSEKVDVFSFGIVLWEILTGEEPYANMHYGAIIGGIVNNTLRPTIPSYCDSDWRILMEECWAPNPTARPSFTEIAGRLRVMTTAATSNQSKPPAHNKASK; this is encoded by the exons ATGGATAGAAACAGACCACAGTTTCCCTTCCAGCAACAGGGTATGGAACCTGGATATGTGAATGACTCTATCCCTCAAGCATTTATACCTGAACAAACAGTTTTGTCCCAGCCTCCAAATTTGAATGCTTCAGATGTTAGGCCGGGGCTTCATTACTCCATACAAACAGGAGAGGAGTTCTCTCTCGAGTTTCTGCGAGATAGAGTGATTTCTCAACGGTCTGCAAACCCCAATGCAGCTGGTGACATGGTGGCAAATGGGATGATGGACTATGAGAGAGGAAACTTTCCGCTTCATGAGTTTGGAAACAAACTTGGGCATATCCAATCAGCACCAGAGGCTTTACTATGCCAAGATAGAAGTTTAGGAAACTTCCATGGATATGCATCTTCTTCGTCAGCCTCAGGTAGTTTAACGGCAAAGGTTAAAATCCTTTGTAGCTTTGGTGGGAGAATACTCCCACGTCCAGGCGACTCGAAGCTTAGATACGTTGGAGGGGAAACACACATTATTTCCATAAGAAAGGACGTATCTTGGCAAGAGCTCAGGCAAAAAGTTCTTGAGATATACTACAGGACTCACGTTGTGAAGTACCAGCTTCCTGGTGAAGATCTTGATGCCTTGGTGTCTGTATCGTGCGATGAAGATCTACAGAACATGATGGAGGAGTATAATGAGATGGAGAACCGTGGCGGTTCGCAAAGGCTTAGAATGTTTCTTTTCTCAGTCGGTGATTTGGATGGTTCTCTTTTGGGTGTTAATCAGAGTGATGTTGACTCCGAGTTTCAGTATGTTGTGGCTGTTAATGATATGGACATTGGATCAAGAAGCAACTCAACTCTGAATAGACATGACAGTCTTTCTGCAAACAGTTTGGCTGAGATGGATGTTAGGAACAGTGAAGGCATCAACAGTGTTTCCCCTTCGCAGTTAACAGGGGTTGATCTCCAACAATCCTCTATTCAGTATTCTGAGTCTGCTCCACCAAGTTCTATGCTACAGTATCCTCCTCAATCTATTCCACACAGTGCTGCTTATCAGTATCCGCCGAACTCTACACGTCAGTATGCACAGGTCATTCCTCCAAGTCCATCTCTTCAGTATCCTCAATCTATTCCACCAGGTTCTACTCTTCAGTATCCACAATCTATCTCCTCCGGCTCCTATGGAATGTACCCACAGTACTATGAAGAAAGACAACAGTATCCAATGTATCATCAACAAGGTTCTTCCAATTACTCTATTTCCATGCCTTTCCAAGGGCAGCAGCCAAACCATCAACAGCAAAACGCAGCAGTGCAGGCAGGAGAGCTAAACATAAGTCCTGAGATGAAAGTTTGTGAGAATATAGAGCCTGAAAATCGCCAGAACACTCCTCCTCAAGGGGATAATATCGAGGGTAAGAATCACTGCGTAGTTCGGGAGGCACCACTTTCTCCAACTGTACATAGCCAGGAACCTGCACATATGTTGCCCCCAAGAAGAGACCCACGACAGAACAATAACAATCCTGTGAAGCCTTCTGCTTACCGCGAGGCTGTTTCTCCTGAGCAGGTTCCTGTATCTGGTGAGGATGATCAGCTTTCAACATCAAGTGGTACATGTGGTCTTGCTCAGACTGACTCTGAGTCAAACTTAATTGATCTTGATTACCCGGAGCCTTTACCACCCACGCGGAGGGTATATGGTTCGGAGAGGATACCTCGGGAACAGTTAGAAATGTTAAACCGCCTGTCCAAATCTGATGACTCTCAGTTCTTAATGTCTCATTCACAAGCCATCACTGGGCAGCAAGATCCAGCAAAACAAGGAGAGGGGATATCACATGAAGATTCACATATTGTTAATGAAACAATCTCTGAAAAGGTTGGGGTCAGTGGTGGAGATATCGATAGTGAAGGTCCTAATAGTAATATAGACACATCCACTAATCATGTAATCCCTGAAAACCGAGCTTCTTCAAGTGTTCTTATCGACATCAATGATCGGTTCCCTCAGGACTTCCTCTCTGAAATATTTGCAAAGGCACTCTCTGAGGACATGCCACCAGGCGCCAATGCATATCAGCATGATGGTGCTGGTGTTAGTCTGAATGTAGAGAACCATGATCCTAAAAACTGGTCTTATTTTCGGAAACTGGCCGAGGAAGAGTTCAGTGAAAGAGATGTTCCACCAGGCTTTCCATCTGACATGGAAGATAGCGGAGTGAATACCATGTTGCATCACGTTGCTCCTTTGACCAGAGATGGCGTTACAACAGAGAACCGTGGGGATCCTCAGCTGAATGTAGGTCAAGATCACGAGGGTGCACAGATGAAGGTCACAGAGAATGAGGAGTTTGGTGCTATGGTTGAGAATCTAAGGACTCCGGATTGTGAACATGAG GATGATGAAAAGACAGAAACAAGGAATGCTCAGCTTCCTCCACTTGGTTCGCCTTTGGCAGATTATGATGCAAGTGGGTTGCAG ATCATTATGAATGATGATCTGGAGGAGCTGAAGGAACTTGGTTCTGGCACGTTCGGTACAGTGTACCATGGGAAATGGAGAGGATCAGATGTTGCCATCAAGAGGATAAAGAAGAGTTGCTTTGCTGGTCGATCTTCTGAACAAGAGAGATTA ACTGGTGAATTCTGGGGAGAGGCTGAGATTCTTTCAAAGCTTCATCATCCAAATGTGGTTGCGTTTTATGGTGTTGTAAAAGATGGACCAGGTGGAACATTGGCTACTGTAACAGAGTACATGGTTGATGGTTCTCTGAGACATGTTCTAGTCAGGAAAGATAG ACACCTGGATCGTCGTAAGAGACTAATCATTGCAATGGATGCTGCATTTGGAATGGAATATTTGCACGCCAAAAACATTGTTCACTTTGATTTGAAATGTGACAACTTACTTGTAAACCTCAAAGATCCTTCTCGCCCAATCTGCAAG GTTGGTGATTTCGGTTTGtctaaaattaaaagaaatacatTAGTATCTGGAGGTGTACGTGGAACCCTTCCATGGATGGcaccagagcttctaaatggtAGCAGCAGCAAAGTTTCAGAGaag GTGGATGTCTTCTCTTTTGGTATAGTCTTGTGGGAGATTCTAACTGGAGAGGAACCATATGCTAATATGCACTATGGTGCAATAATAG GTGGGATAGTGAACAACACACTGAGGCCGACCATACCAAGTTACTGTGACTCTGACTGGAGAATATTAATGGAGGAATGCTGGGCGCCTAATCCGACGGCACGGCCATCCTTCACGGAGATAGCTGGCCGGTTACGTGTGATGACAACTGCTGCAACTTCGAACCAGTCCAAACCGCCAGCTCACAATAAGGCTTCAAAGTAA